In Aliivibrio wodanis, a genomic segment contains:
- a CDS encoding glycosyl transferase, with amino-acid sequence MKTITHVVQHLSPGGLESMVLDMLEFTDCEHNIIIVSLEGTVDEAINHWPRLERYRDQILCLNKSEGFSFTIIKKLLGIFKQHNVDVVHSHHIGPLLYSSCAVMLSNNINHIHTEHDAWHLSAKKHRYLQRLALSLSHPKLVADAAFVKKSLSLIFNKYPIYTIKNGINPYKFKIGNKQKARADLQLHLPEYSIVIGNAARLEVVKGQENLIEAFRFLGSKYHLVLAGSGSQKEWLNILVNRYHLENRVHFLGHIDQMPTFYHALDLFCLPSNNEGFPLSTLEAQACGIPCIANDVGGVSETLCPNNSILVPNNNATTLSNAIESLTYQTITSSSRRFILENNHAKSMATAYEHLYFQGVTL; translated from the coding sequence ATGAAAACGATAACCCATGTAGTACAACATCTTTCTCCTGGCGGATTAGAAAGTATGGTATTAGATATGTTGGAATTCACTGATTGTGAACACAATATTATAATCGTCAGCTTAGAAGGCACTGTAGATGAAGCCATTAATCATTGGCCTCGGTTAGAACGATACAGAGATCAAATTCTTTGCTTAAATAAATCCGAAGGTTTCTCATTTACTATTATAAAAAAATTACTAGGCATTTTTAAGCAGCATAACGTTGATGTCGTTCATTCCCATCATATTGGCCCACTTCTCTATTCAAGCTGTGCTGTTATGCTAAGTAATAATATTAATCATATTCACACCGAACATGATGCTTGGCACCTAAGCGCAAAGAAGCATCGTTACCTACAACGTTTGGCGTTATCATTATCGCACCCCAAATTAGTCGCAGACGCTGCTTTCGTAAAAAAATCACTGTCTCTAATCTTTAATAAATACCCAATTTACACAATTAAGAATGGCATAAACCCTTATAAATTTAAAATAGGAAACAAACAAAAAGCACGAGCCGATTTACAATTGCACCTACCTGAATATTCCATTGTTATTGGTAATGCGGCTCGACTAGAAGTGGTAAAAGGACAAGAAAACTTAATTGAAGCTTTTCGATTTTTAGGCTCTAAATATCACCTTGTACTTGCGGGATCTGGCTCGCAAAAAGAATGGCTAAACATATTAGTTAATCGCTACCACTTAGAAAACAGAGTCCATTTTTTGGGACATATTGACCAAATGCCTACATTTTATCACGCTCTGGATTTATTCTGCTTGCCATCAAATAATGAAGGTTTTCCTCTTTCAACATTAGAAGCTCAAGCCTGTGGTATACCTTGTATTGCAAATGATGTCGGAGGGGTGAGTGAAACACTATGCCCAAATAACAGTATTTTAGTTCCAAATAACAATGCGACCACATTATCAAATGCGATTGAATCTCTGACTTATCAAACTATCACTAGCTCATCAAGACGATTCATTTTAGAAAACAATCACGCTAAATCAATGGCTACAGCCTATGAGCATTTATACTTTCAAGGAGTGACGCTATGA
- a CDS encoding membrane associated glycosyl transferase has product MTLFLIIITSISIIAVIYHHALYPIILHIISTLSPQKETVFTHRKFYKSKKDRVLPSITIIIPAYNEEQWIADKIYNLSCLDYPSKKLTIIIACDGCTDNTLTIANNTIQEAMCSEVHIEVLSFEKNQGKVALLNQLIPQYHSDIIALSDVSALLSYDSLLISAKHFEDPSIGVVNPTYLLLTPNSEGEKRYWEYQTKIKQQEAILGDSLGSHGAFYLFRSELFTPLDKDTINDDFILPMKIIEQGYRAIYEPNICALELEPSLQDDDFSRRLRISAGNIQQLLRLFPLFNPKYRGTAFTFFSGKGLRVIMPYFMILAYIGSALLLSYPVFLISFIGQTVGYSLGILSFLFPSIFSNKYCQTIAYLIAGHLANFLGGLNYLFNKPTSPWTRIHK; this is encoded by the coding sequence ATGACTCTATTTCTTATCATTATTACCTCTATCAGTATAATAGCTGTCATTTATCATCATGCTTTATACCCTATTATTTTGCATATTATTTCAACTCTCTCCCCCCAAAAAGAGACAGTATTTACACATCGTAAGTTTTATAAATCAAAAAAGGACAGAGTATTACCAAGTATTACCATTATTATTCCTGCTTATAATGAAGAGCAATGGATCGCTGATAAAATATACAATTTGTCATGCTTAGATTATCCATCCAAAAAACTAACTATTATTATTGCATGCGATGGCTGTACCGATAATACCCTTACCATTGCCAATAATACTATCCAAGAGGCCATGTGCTCTGAAGTGCATATAGAAGTCCTTTCATTTGAAAAAAATCAAGGCAAAGTCGCGCTACTAAATCAATTAATCCCCCAGTATCATAGTGATATTATTGCGTTAAGTGATGTTTCGGCACTTCTTTCTTATGATTCACTATTGATCTCAGCAAAACACTTTGAAGATCCAAGTATTGGTGTCGTTAATCCAACTTATCTACTATTAACCCCCAATTCAGAGGGGGAAAAAAGATACTGGGAGTATCAAACAAAAATCAAACAACAAGAAGCAATTTTAGGTGATAGTTTAGGATCTCATGGTGCTTTTTATCTATTTCGCTCTGAGTTATTTACACCATTAGATAAAGATACAATTAATGATGACTTTATTTTACCAATGAAAATTATCGAACAAGGCTATCGTGCAATTTATGAGCCTAACATCTGCGCATTGGAGCTTGAACCTTCTCTTCAAGATGACGACTTTTCTCGACGCTTGCGTATATCAGCAGGAAATATTCAACAACTTTTACGTCTATTTCCGCTATTCAATCCTAAATATCGAGGAACCGCTTTTACTTTTTTTTCAGGTAAAGGATTAAGAGTCATCATGCCTTACTTTATGATCTTAGCTTATATCGGATCAGCACTATTGCTTTCTTACCCTGTATTCCTTATTTCTTTCATTGGCCAAACTGTCGGCTATTCACTGGGGATTTTAAGTTTTTTATTCCCTAGCATTTTTTCGAATAAATATTGTCAGACAATCGCTTATCTTATCGCAGGGCACCTTGCTAACTTCCTCGGTGGGCTCAATTATTTATTCAATAAACCAACGAGTCCTTGGACCCGTATACATAAATAA
- a CDS encoding sugar transferase, translating into MMDSSYTINHSTVKAKRVFDVCLSLIGLGLTLPLFPLIALAIKLNSKGPVFYRQLRVGKAMPTQVHVFEMIKFRSMVQDAEVNTGATLAIEGDCRITLVGRFLRKTRLDELPQFFNVLNGDMSLVGPRPERPTFYNKLEHEIPYFSERTYGVLPGITGLAQVNQGYDTCIEDVRSKVGFDHSYALSLSSISSWIRIDMYILLMTVKVMIFARGQ; encoded by the coding sequence ATGATGGATTCTTCTTATACAATAAATCACTCAACCGTTAAGGCTAAAAGAGTGTTCGATGTCTGCCTATCCCTTATTGGTTTAGGTCTGACTTTACCTTTATTTCCTTTGATAGCACTTGCGATAAAACTCAATTCCAAAGGACCTGTTTTCTACCGTCAATTACGTGTTGGTAAGGCAATGCCTACGCAAGTTCATGTTTTTGAAATGATTAAATTTAGAAGTATGGTGCAAGATGCCGAAGTGAATACAGGAGCAACCCTCGCTATCGAAGGAGATTGTCGTATCACACTTGTAGGCCGCTTTTTAAGAAAAACACGTTTAGATGAACTACCTCAATTTTTCAATGTTCTTAATGGAGATATGTCTTTAGTCGGTCCTAGACCTGAGAGACCAACATTTTACAATAAACTTGAACATGAGATCCCTTACTTCAGCGAACGCACTTACGGTGTATTACCAGGAATAACAGGTCTTGCTCAAGTGAATCAAGGCTATGATACTTGTATTGAAGATGTCCGCTCTAAAGTGGGGTTTGACCATAGTTATGCTTTGTCGCTAAGCTCGATCTCTAGCTGGATAAGAATTGATATGTATATTTTATTAATGACGGTTAAAGTGATGATTTTTGCACGTGGACAATAA
- a CDS encoding methyl-accepting chemotaxis protein, producing the protein MVSLRKVSINVRLYFLTFTVTLFMLVPLFLSSMDYKNNLLESKRIETKQLVSVAHSVIQSFYDQATTGFMNEEDAKALAKKAIAAMRYDGSNYYWINDLSAMMIMHPIKPQLNGKDLSSLADPNGKYLFKEMVQVASREGSGYVDYQWAQPGVDTPVDKISYISLFKPWGWIIGTGVYVDDVASTYNNFLFENMYKVLISLIIMLPLAWKISQSIVVPAKNSAVAMKDIAEGEGDLTKKLDETGTDELSDIARAFNLFTNKLNMTVNHVKPVTEELLSSAEKFAQVATTAKQNTSEQFRNVDSVAAAMNELLASNQEVAQAASNAALTAEEADKEGLKGIAIVDSTSEHMAELAGSLLETEKNTEALAEQANTISSVVEVIRGIAEQTNLLALNAAIEAARAGEQGRGFAVVADEVRTLATRTQASTNEISSIIDNLQASSQQVSNSMRTTRHQSDSTLEKAELTRQALTDILSKVKDISELNHQIADASSQQATATDEINQNITNMSESSSSNLQQAEDISQVSEQLIEHGNELENLMNQFKTTK; encoded by the coding sequence ATGGTGTCATTGAGAAAGGTTTCAATTAATGTGCGCTTGTATTTTTTAACATTTACAGTGACTTTATTTATGCTAGTTCCGCTATTTTTATCTTCTATGGATTATAAAAATAACCTCTTAGAATCAAAGCGCATTGAAACTAAGCAATTAGTCTCTGTTGCACATTCGGTCATCCAATCTTTTTATGATCAAGCAACAACGGGTTTCATGAATGAAGAAGATGCAAAAGCTTTAGCAAAAAAAGCGATTGCAGCAATGCGCTATGATGGAAGTAATTATTATTGGATTAATGATCTTTCTGCAATGATGATAATGCACCCAATTAAGCCTCAATTAAATGGGAAAGACCTGTCTTCTTTAGCGGATCCTAACGGTAAATATTTATTTAAAGAAATGGTGCAGGTAGCGAGTCGTGAAGGCTCTGGTTATGTTGATTATCAGTGGGCACAACCAGGTGTTGATACACCTGTAGATAAGATCTCATATATTTCTTTATTTAAACCATGGGGTTGGATTATTGGTACTGGAGTTTATGTCGATGATGTTGCTAGTACTTATAATAATTTTCTTTTTGAGAATATGTACAAGGTTTTAATTTCGTTGATTATTATGTTGCCACTTGCTTGGAAAATTTCACAAAGTATTGTTGTACCAGCTAAAAATTCTGCGGTGGCAATGAAAGATATTGCCGAGGGTGAGGGGGATTTAACCAAGAAATTAGATGAGACAGGAACGGATGAGCTTAGTGATATTGCTCGTGCGTTTAATTTATTTACTAATAAGCTGAATATGACGGTTAATCATGTTAAGCCTGTTACTGAAGAGCTGTTGAGCTCAGCAGAAAAGTTTGCACAAGTTGCAACGACAGCAAAGCAAAATACCAGTGAGCAATTTAGAAATGTAGATAGTGTTGCTGCAGCTATGAACGAGCTATTAGCCAGTAACCAGGAGGTTGCACAAGCGGCATCAAATGCCGCATTAACCGCAGAAGAGGCGGATAAAGAGGGGCTTAAAGGTATTGCTATTGTGGATTCTACCTCAGAGCATATGGCTGAACTAGCAGGGTCACTTCTTGAAACTGAAAAAAATACAGAAGCATTGGCAGAGCAAGCTAATACAATAAGCTCAGTTGTTGAAGTAATTAGAGGTATTGCGGAGCAAACGAATTTATTGGCCTTAAATGCAGCGATAGAGGCTGCTCGTGCCGGGGAGCAAGGACGAGGTTTTGCTGTGGTTGCTGATGAAGTTCGTACTTTAGCGACTCGAACTCAAGCCAGTACAAATGAAATATCGAGTATTATTGATAACTTGCAAGCGTCATCTCAGCAAGTATCTAATTCAATGAGAACAACAAGACATCAATCAGATTCAACGTTAGAGAAAGCGGAATTAACACGACAAGCATTAACGGATATTTTAAGTAAAGTAAAAGATATTAGTGAATTGAATCATCAAATCGCCGATGCTAGTTCTCAACAAGCGACTGCGACGGATGAAATTAATCAAAATATTACTAATATGTCTGAGAGTTCTAGTTCGAATCTTCAACAAGCTGAAGATATTAGTCAGGTAAGTGAACAATTGATTGAACATGGTAACGAGTTAGAAAACTTAATGAATCAATTTAAAACAACTAAATAA
- a CDS encoding putative signaling protein — MTQSSTCPIIVPDKMQLDWQNMLNLLAKLVNVPAALIMRIDNNENSIEVFSSSHTLNNPYKKGNKEKLRKELYCEYVVQHKKQLIITNALKSHEWENNPDIALNMIAYCGLPLFWPDNTPFGTICLLDEKENSFDPTSQELLNTYQQLIEAQLSTLYQHNELLKSHRILQKEITTTTRYINDINVKLANEIDCRRAAEQKVDYHKNHDIGTGFLNPIALYQHMDKLIDTNKQFVLLHIHFANSRKIQQEHGHSVFDFLLTKYRSKLTKITETSVTGRLDSSDILLVIHTDKEKLPQLCRHFSEIGQASFFNNGEPIHLQSYIGAIHSKDNASRSELLQCAYNTVVECQNLGKTFTISDSSLPIKSSLSEHKIEGYLLEAVRNNDLFLNYQPKICPHSKRWLGCEALLRWNHPHLGTISNDLLIQLAERNGLIYELGNFALRSAIQQTAEWILHSQHFITAVNISAFQLKDPHFVQHIKDLLELYHLPPHNLELEVTESGLIADEALAIDTLTQLHEMGVAIALDDFGTGYASFQYLKKYPFDTLKIDKSFIANVEYSSADQNIVCAMINIAKKLNLKVVAEGVENKHQEKFVIREGVDIIQGYLYSRPITAEKFKEGLFNQSSIGTPYFQFM, encoded by the coding sequence ATGACTCAATCGTCCACTTGTCCTATTATTGTTCCTGATAAGATGCAACTTGACTGGCAAAATATGCTGAATTTATTAGCTAAACTTGTTAACGTTCCTGCTGCACTTATCATGCGTATCGATAATAATGAAAATTCAATTGAAGTGTTTTCATCTAGTCATACTCTTAACAATCCCTATAAAAAAGGGAATAAAGAAAAACTAAGAAAAGAGCTATATTGTGAGTATGTTGTTCAGCATAAAAAACAGCTCATTATAACAAATGCATTAAAATCTCATGAATGGGAAAATAACCCAGATATAGCATTAAATATGATTGCCTACTGCGGACTCCCATTATTTTGGCCAGATAACACACCTTTTGGCACAATTTGTCTTCTTGATGAAAAAGAAAATTCTTTTGATCCGACCAGCCAAGAGTTGTTAAACACATACCAACAATTGATTGAAGCCCAACTTAGTACTTTATATCAACATAATGAATTATTAAAAAGCCACAGAATATTACAAAAAGAAATAACAACAACAACACGATATATCAATGATATAAATGTAAAACTAGCAAATGAAATTGATTGTCGACGAGCAGCTGAACAGAAAGTTGATTATCATAAAAATCATGATATAGGGACAGGTTTTTTAAACCCGATAGCTCTTTATCAACATATGGATAAATTGATAGATACCAATAAACAGTTTGTACTGTTACACATTCATTTTGCTAATAGTCGAAAAATACAGCAAGAACATGGGCATTCAGTTTTTGATTTTCTGCTTACTAAATATCGTTCTAAATTAACTAAAATTACCGAAACCTCTGTTACTGGACGCTTAGATTCTTCTGATATTTTATTAGTTATTCATACTGATAAAGAAAAATTACCTCAGCTATGCCGACATTTTTCGGAAATCGGGCAAGCTTCTTTCTTTAATAATGGAGAACCAATACATTTACAAAGTTATATTGGAGCTATTCATTCAAAAGATAACGCTTCTCGATCTGAATTACTTCAGTGTGCATACAATACTGTCGTTGAATGCCAAAACTTAGGTAAAACCTTTACGATATCTGATAGCTCTTTACCTATTAAATCAAGTTTATCTGAACATAAAATCGAAGGCTATTTATTAGAAGCTGTACGTAATAATGATCTTTTTTTAAACTATCAACCTAAAATTTGCCCTCACTCGAAACGTTGGTTAGGTTGTGAAGCATTATTGCGTTGGAATCACCCTCACTTAGGTACTATATCTAATGACTTATTAATCCAGCTAGCTGAACGAAATGGCTTAATTTATGAGCTAGGAAATTTTGCTCTGAGAAGCGCCATCCAACAAACGGCTGAGTGGATTTTACATTCACAGCATTTTATCACTGCCGTTAATATTTCAGCTTTCCAATTGAAGGATCCTCATTTTGTTCAGCACATAAAAGATTTACTAGAGCTTTATCACCTTCCTCCTCACAATTTAGAACTAGAAGTAACCGAAAGTGGACTTATTGCAGATGAAGCTTTAGCAATTGATACATTAACTCAATTACATGAGATGGGTGTTGCTATTGCATTAGATGATTTTGGCACAGGCTATGCTTCGTTCCAATACTTAAAAAAATACCCATTTGATACTCTTAAAATAGACAAAAGCTTCATTGCTAATGTTGAATACAGCAGCGCTGATCAAAATATTGTATGTGCAATGATCAATATAGCCAAAAAGCTGAATTTAAAAGTAGTCGCCGAAGGCGTTGAAAACAAACATCAGGAGAAGTTTGTTATCCGTGAAGGAGTGGATATTATTCAAGGTTACCTCTACTCAAGACCAATTACCGCTGAGAAATTCAAAGAAGGTTTATTTAATCAATCATCTATTGGCACTCCTTATTTTCAATTTATGTAG
- a CDS encoding glutaredoxin, producing MKRVVLYVADKCPHCKDAQRYLDSKKIAYRLTNAKMQRGRKELQAMGARSIPVLKIGDQVMVGWNQKNFDKMYNS from the coding sequence ATGAAACGTGTTGTTTTATATGTCGCTGACAAATGCCCACATTGCAAAGACGCACAGCGTTACCTTGATTCTAAAAAAATTGCATATAGGTTGACCAATGCAAAAATGCAACGAGGACGCAAGGAATTACAAGCCATGGGCGCTCGTTCTATCCCTGTTCTTAAAATTGGCGATCAAGTAATGGTTGGTTGGAATCAGAAGAATTTCGATAAGATGTATAACAGTTAA
- a CDS encoding cytochrome b562, with amino-acid sequence MRTLFLTLALTFSAGVAANTNTDSTDVIESNPTISSVSVDMKAVMKKMRLEYKLGERATSIEDMNQVVTKLESLIDQLKQGEYTPEKQAMYQEGFNKLSASVALVKTELDAGDLEKAQAALEQVDELRVEYHKKRNPSIWSKIFG; translated from the coding sequence ATGAGAACTCTATTTTTAACGTTAGCCTTGACTTTTTCTGCTGGCGTTGCTGCAAATACGAACACTGACTCAACTGATGTGATTGAGAGTAACCCAACGATTTCTAGCGTATCTGTAGATATGAAAGCCGTCATGAAAAAGATGAGATTAGAGTATAAGTTAGGTGAGCGAGCGACCTCTATTGAGGATATGAATCAAGTTGTGACTAAATTAGAGTCACTTATTGATCAGTTAAAGCAGGGCGAATACACCCCAGAAAAACAAGCTATGTATCAAGAGGGATTCAATAAGTTATCGGCTTCTGTTGCGTTAGTTAAAACAGAGTTAGATGCGGGTGATTTAGAAAAAGCACAAGCGGCTCTTGAGCAAGTTGACGAACTACGAGTTGAGTATCACAAAAAGCGTAACCCAAGTATTTGGAGTAAGATCTTTGGATAA
- a CDS encoding methyl-accepting chemotaxis protein, translated as MNKLTNLPTKLLMLIAFFVTFISFMSIFISVDNSNSDIKKNSDAVEKTYAIMGLVQHSLEQVINIETGFRGYMLTNDKSSLMPYEMGVSSINADLDELSTLFLNNPTDVQTNKLNLLKNTYSNWKKNVIDKGIDIRTTSSLNEALEFIDKANGGSYVNEMRVIFDEISAEEEEFLIQRSESLDESLSNLISITLLLTFVGCFVSGILFFFINKILNKNVNEMSSAIALLAEGVLKPLPISPSKNEFFKIKQEFNKSIERLSNLIKELTVSAENTSSSSEALTIVMQNTAKNTQSELAQVEEISTAISELSSTSKEVSSNALQAEDETKKAIDNVIDGNKALDQSILLTQNINESVQETAEMIEELKNSAINIGEVTNVISSISEQTNLLALNAAIEAARAGEQGRGFAVVADEVRNLAAKTQESTKNIQGIISKLQAQSEKANDNMVANVTSIQDSVALSHNVKSSFDDIAQSVQTISDINALVATASQEQYSVTEDIAKNTTRTFDLVNENVAAVNQTKHAAQELASLAETQSQELSFFKVN; from the coding sequence ATGAATAAGTTAACAAACTTACCAACAAAATTATTAATGCTTATCGCTTTCTTTGTAACATTTATCTCATTCATGTCTATTTTTATTTCTGTAGATAACTCTAACTCAGATATTAAAAAAAACAGTGATGCAGTAGAAAAAACTTACGCGATTATGGGTTTGGTTCAGCACTCTTTGGAGCAAGTAATAAATATAGAAACAGGTTTTAGGGGGTATATGCTAACTAATGATAAATCATCATTAATGCCTTATGAAATGGGGGTTAGCTCAATTAATGCTGATTTGGATGAACTATCTACACTTTTTTTGAATAATCCAACCGATGTTCAAACGAATAAATTAAATTTACTGAAAAATACATATTCTAATTGGAAAAAGAATGTGATTGATAAAGGAATAGATATTCGTACTACTAGCAGCTTAAATGAAGCTTTAGAGTTTATAGATAAAGCGAATGGTGGAAGCTATGTAAATGAAATGAGGGTGATATTTGATGAGATCTCAGCAGAAGAGGAAGAGTTTCTTATTCAACGTTCAGAATCTTTGGATGAATCACTCAGTAACTTAATTTCAATAACCTTGCTACTAACCTTTGTTGGTTGTTTTGTTTCTGGTATTTTATTTTTCTTTATCAATAAAATTCTTAATAAAAATGTAAATGAAATGTCATCAGCGATTGCTTTATTGGCTGAGGGTGTTTTAAAACCATTACCTATATCTCCTTCTAAAAATGAATTTTTTAAAATTAAGCAAGAATTTAATAAATCAATTGAGAGACTATCAAACCTGATAAAGGAATTAACTGTTTCAGCTGAAAATACAAGTTCTTCTTCAGAGGCGTTAACTATTGTCATGCAAAATACAGCCAAAAACACTCAAAGTGAATTGGCGCAAGTTGAAGAAATTTCAACGGCTATTAGTGAGTTATCAAGTACTTCAAAAGAAGTTTCTTCAAATGCGCTTCAAGCTGAAGATGAAACCAAAAAAGCAATTGATAATGTAATTGATGGAAATAAGGCATTAGACCAATCTATTTTATTAACTCAAAATATTAATGAATCAGTTCAGGAGACTGCTGAGATGATTGAAGAGTTAAAGAACAGCGCCATTAATATAGGGGAAGTTACTAATGTAATTAGTTCTATTTCAGAACAGACTAATTTATTAGCATTGAATGCGGCAATTGAAGCTGCTCGTGCAGGAGAGCAAGGAAGAGGATTCGCAGTAGTTGCGGATGAGGTACGAAACTTAGCAGCTAAGACTCAAGAATCAACCAAAAATATTCAAGGGATAATTTCTAAACTGCAAGCGCAATCAGAAAAAGCGAATGATAATATGGTGGCAAATGTTACATCGATTCAAGACTCTGTTGCATTATCTCATAATGTAAAATCTTCGTTTGATGACATTGCACAATCAGTTCAAACTATTTCTGATATTAATGCCCTCGTCGCGACTGCTTCACAAGAGCAATATAGTGTTACTGAAGATATTGCTAAAAATACAACGAGAACATTTGATTTAGTGAATGAAAATGTAGCAGCAGTAAACCAGACAAAACATGCAGCGCAAGAGTTAGCGTCATTAGCAGAAACACAAAGCCAAGAATTATCTTTTTTCAAAGTGAATTAG
- a CDS encoding putative lipoprotein encodes MNNYRTFLLAAPLILLAGCNSGSSNNSSTTKPLLKPAANYQFTDAARDELLEERQDILNSMMLSYDGKAYSNVKFAESLGDENTLIQLADDNGNSIDLYLLGADEVEECIIYHEASNRIDSFQCGADKRSISNDTTLIQTTTTHTSLPIQVEYNHEAAEYITSIGSTILTAVDNQNQINITTSFAFEGFFRDLICQPSCDEKTPSTLGVTTFLQLKDITEQYKGSNMTVRFNNPIGGSVDDDINMYTGLMINKNQMTTIVTPTGSVFSGGTDLFAAGNERILERATANTAIEADKQVGVHSWAEGDKTAKEFPYTDESHRKQATYFDTVMGSKGVDFYLFTLDSAPASGEHWVTKADSEKYNFITKIIQL; translated from the coding sequence ATGAATAATTACCGCACTTTTTTATTAGCAGCCCCTCTTATCTTATTAGCTGGTTGTAACTCAGGATCAAGCAATAATTCTTCTACAACCAAACCACTTTTAAAGCCTGCTGCTAATTACCAATTTACTGATGCTGCTCGTGATGAGTTACTCGAAGAGCGACAAGACATTCTTAATTCAATGATGTTATCTTACGATGGAAAAGCATATTCTAACGTCAAGTTTGCTGAATCCTTAGGTGACGAAAATACCTTAATACAGCTTGCTGATGATAATGGAAACAGCATTGACCTTTATTTATTAGGCGCAGATGAAGTAGAAGAGTGCATCATTTATCATGAAGCAAGCAACCGTATAGACAGCTTTCAATGCGGTGCTGATAAACGTTCAATCTCTAACGATACAACGTTAATTCAAACTACGACGACTCATACAAGCTTACCAATTCAAGTTGAATATAATCACGAAGCCGCAGAATATATCACTAGTATTGGTTCAACCATTTTAACGGCTGTAGATAACCAAAACCAAATTAATATCACGACTTCTTTTGCTTTTGAAGGTTTCTTCCGTGACCTTATATGTCAGCCAAGTTGTGATGAAAAAACACCATCAACCCTTGGTGTAACTACATTTTTGCAACTTAAGGATATTACTGAACAATACAAAGGCAGTAACATGACAGTGCGATTTAATAACCCTATTGGTGGCAGTGTCGACGACGATATCAATATGTATACAGGGTTAATGATCAACAAAAATCAGATGACAACGATCGTAACTCCAACAGGGTCTGTTTTCTCTGGCGGTACTGATTTATTTGCTGCTGGAAACGAACGAATCTTAGAGCGTGCTACAGCAAACACAGCAATTGAAGCTGATAAGCAAGTTGGTGTTCATAGTTGGGCTGAAGGTGATAAGACCGCTAAAGAATTCCCATATACCGATGAAAGCCACCGTAAACAAGCTACATATTTTGATACTGTAATGGGCAGCAAAGGCGTCGATTTTTACCTATTCACTTTAGATTCTGCTCCTGCAAGCGGTGAGCACTGGGTAACTAAAGCGGACTCAGAAAAGTATAACTTCATCACTAAAATCATTCAGCTTTAA